The Puntigrus tetrazona isolate hp1 chromosome 23, ASM1883169v1, whole genome shotgun sequence genome has a segment encoding these proteins:
- the LOC122328461 gene encoding uncharacterized protein LOC122328461 has product MELKSKKSSILVDNTIRAGEKNITDPSGANPEASPAAAAMENSPAEKPAKHKKKSLCAFFKKTWLAVKSTRRGNKTAPPQLVTDTDSADLQCGPSDLEPAAHCHPADPQPGPSGLEPITLQDQPDPLPCLSSITPIDCDENPADPKPAEENQTNTKKKKRILTLFKRLWRAVKCASTRKKHNKVAPLCAQPDSDSADPQSDPNILEPMALQHSADHRSDPSVHETMALQDLTDPPEDHLSCSSDPGQEPPGFVPTCRQDSADHQSDPSDFETMALQDLTDPPEDRLSGSSDPGQELPGFVPTCLQNSADPQPGPSGLEPITLQDQPDPLPCLSSITPIDCDENPADPEPAEENQTNTKKKKRIRTLFKRFWRAVKCATKKKKRNKRAPLFAQPDSDSADPQSGPSVHVSRLLTLLVIVVSCHVLCVPCL; this is encoded by the exons atggagctcaagtctaaaaagagttcaatattagtagataatacaataagagctggagaaaaaaacatcactgaccctTCAGGAGCAAATCCAGaggcttctcctgcagcagcagctatggagaacagcccagcag aaaaaccagctaaacacaagaagaaaagcctttgtGCATTCTTCAAGAAGACATGGCTTGCTGTGAAAAGCACTCGTCGAGGCAACAAAACAGCCCCTCCTCAGCTTGTGACGGACacagattcagctgatcttcagtGTGGTCCTTCTGATCTCGAACCAGCAGCACACTGTCATCCAGCTGATCCACAGCCAGGCCCGTCCGGCCTAGAGCCAATAACTCTACAGGATCAACCTGATCCTCTGCCATGTCTGTCCAGCATCACACCGATagactgtgatgaaaatccagctgatCCCAAGCCAGCTGAAG aaaatcaaacaaacacaaagaagaagaaacgcattctcacactcttcaaaagattgtggcgggctgtaaaatgtgcatcaacacggaaaaagcacaacaaagtggCTCCTCTTTGTGCACAACCcgactccgattcagctgatccTCAGTCGGATCCAAACATTCTTGAACCGATGGCTCTGCAGCATTCAGCTGATCATCGGTCAGATCCCTCTGTCCATGAAACCATGGCTCTACAAGATCTGACAGATCCTCCAGAAGATCATCTGTCTTGTTCGTctgatcctggtcaagaaccGCCTGGTTTTGTGCCAACGTGTCGGCAGGATTCGGCTGATCATCAGTCGGATCCATCTGACTTCGAAACCATGGCTCTACAAGATCtgactgatcctccagaagatcgTTTGTCTGGTTCGTctgatcctggtcaagaacTGCCTGGTTTTGTGCCAACATGTCTGCAGAATTCAGCTGATCCACAGCCAGGCCCGTCCGGTCTAGAGCCAATAACTCTACAGGATCAACCTGATCCTCTGCCATGTCTGTCCAGCATCACACCGATagactgtgatgaaaatccagctgatCCCGAGCCAGCTGAAG aaaatcaaacaaacacaaagaagaagaaacgcattcgcacactcttcaaaagattctggcgggctgtaaaatgtgcaacaaaaaagaaaaagcgcaACAAACGGGCTCCTCTTTTTGCACAGCCcgactccgattcagctgatccTCAGTCGGGTCCATCTGTCCATGTGTCACGTCTCCTGACTCTTTTAGTTATTGTTGTCtcatgtcatgtgctctgtgtgccctgcctttag
- the LOC122329136 gene encoding serine/threonine-protein kinase pim-1-like produces MDIIHGLPFDEIYEVGDELGQGSFGTVYEGTSKFNARQVAIKIILKCERDRYIELPGCSKPLFAEVAANLLLKQAPLSPYIVYMLEWFEEEDRFILILEHPEPCMDLLRFVVHNMHWPNELQTRSLMYQAVLGAKHCLDRGVFHRDIKLNNFLINTTTNRVQLIDFGCSDLVKSTGYLGGFIGRFCPPEYYKGLGYKAEPTTVWSLGVMMYAIMCKCLPFSSPEDMMHGSLSFNVRVSTELQNLISRCLTVDPTKRATIEEILQHKWFFEHEIEWYFLPLSFNKAQLAAWSQCDPKDFAGVDVDADIFDELVRTSKVSFRLLDGDKAGKMLVNILVADMVEKYGYCLMTRDEFISTLSVVTLRDPAAYKESVQFLERHLK; encoded by the exons ATGGATATAATCCATggat taccatttgatgagatttatgaagTGGGAGATGAGCTTGGACAAGGAAGCTTTGGCACGGTGTACGAGGGGACTTCAAAATTCAACGCAAG gcaggttgccatcaaaatcATCCTCAAGTGTGAAAGAGACCGTTATATTGAACTA cctggctgttcaaagccactgtttgcagaagtggctgcAAACCTGCTGCTGAAACAGGCTCCATTAAGCCCCTACATTGTGTACATGCTGGAATggtttgaagaggaggatcggttcatcctcatcctggaaCATCCGGAACCCTGCATGGACTTGCTCAGATTTGTGGTTCACAACATGCATTGGCCGAACGAATTACAGACACGTAGCCTGATGTATCAAGCGGTGCTCGGGGCCAAGCACTGTCTTGACCGAGGTGTCTTTCACCGGGACATTAAGTTGAATAACTTTCTGATCAACACGACGACTAACCGAGTCcaactaatagactttggctgcagTGACCTCGTCAAAAGTACAGGCTACTTGGGTGGTTTTATAG GACGATTCTGCCCGCCTGAATACTACAAGGGCTTAGGATACAAGGCAGAGCCAACAACCGTCTGGTCTCTGGGTGTAATGATGTACGCAATTATGTGCAAATGTCTGCCCTTTAGCagtcctgaagacatgatgcatggaagtctgagttttaacgttagagtatccacag aattgcagaatttgataagtcgctgcctgactgttgacccaactaagagagcgactattgaggagatcctacagcataaatggttt TTTGAACATGAAATCGAATGGTACTTTCTACCTCTAAGCTTCAACAAAGCTCAACTTGCCGCATGGAGCCAATGTGATCCTAAAGACTTTGCAGGAGTTGATGttgatgctgatatttttgatgagcttgtgagaaCATCTAAGGTGTCCTTCAGACTTTTAGACGGTGATAAAGCCGGTAAGATGCTGGTAAACATCCTTGTGGCTGATATGGTAGAGAAGTATGG ATACTGTCTAATGACAAGAGATGAATTCATCTCAACCCTCTCAGTTGTCACTCTGAGAGATCCCGCTGCTTATAAGGAGTCTGTGCAGTTCTTGGAAAGACACCTGAAATGA